DNA sequence from the Cicer arietinum cultivar CDC Frontier isolate Library 1 unplaced genomic scaffold, Cicar.CDCFrontier_v2.0 Ca_scaffold_5752_v2.0, whole genome shotgun sequence genome:
CCCTTCTTTTTTTCTGTTTGGTATTATGAATAATAGTACAGCCACCATaacctatattttgaaaatttattaattctaattaattaatgttatcTATATCATTGTATAGAAAATAGCACTCTTGTCAGAATTGAACCGGACAGGCTGGTTGAACCAAAAATAGACTAGTTCGTCGTTTGGTTCAACCTCACTcaattatgaatttgtttgatCCAAATCAAATCGAATTGAATTGTAAttgattcaattaaattttttttctttctaaaaaataaattattttatttaattagtcatCCGATTCAATCATAATTCAACTAATCACCAAATTATCTCACTATTTTTATGTTGGATccgatttttaaaacattacaAAAATAGAGTACTCACACTGACACTTCCATCACCAACAAGACCATTGAAAAAAGATCCCCATCCGGGAATGTCATCTGTGATCCTTCTTGTCATCCATAATATGATCAGCAGCTGAATTTACAACACCTTTGGTTAATGTATttgatatcaaaataatttttatatttcacattattaaatatataaaattaacaactaattattaaattattaaaattaatgatttaaaaatatatatatatatttatatacacaCCCCAAATATTGACAACACCATTTTCTCGGCAAAGGACACGGGACCTGCAAATACCAATTACAGAATTATTAAATACATCAGATTAATTTTTCATGATCAAATGGTCAAACACGTGTTTCTTTTATTAGAACTAATTTGCTTCTGAGTAAAAATAATGATGATGTATATTGTGAGgaaaattttattcaattcgggattttaaaaaaagattgaaCTATCAGTCAAAAAAGAAAGGATTAATCTATACTATAAATTAACGTGTTTTCCAAATGAGTTGATGAATAATCAACTACAaactttactttattattagcTAGACTATATTGTATGATTTTTTAGTCAAATAAATAGAATGTAAAAACATCACGTGAATCTCAAAGGCATCTCAATTATGTTGATTTATGAAGACAATCATCCATTATTTGCACTAGGAACAAAATTAGGAAAAAACTACTATTTTCAGTACTGAACAAATGTCTAAGATTGTATTGTAGATGCAGTTAGCCATTTCAATGGTACAAGCCATTTCAATGGTACAAGCCATTTTCACACAAGTCCATTACAATCTCTTTCAACGCTTcttgtttcttttcattttttgcaTAAGGAATCTAACCGTAGGGCAGGGAATATAGGCCGGGCATTATGCTAAATTAAATTACAAGTAGAATTTATAATACTTTTCTAGTATAAGTCCTTTTCCATATAAATAGATTAGTTTTAATTATGGTTTTAGAATGTAAGATTTGAGCagaaaatttattcaaaatgcTTACAAATATATTGCTTAATTGATTTGGACATGCTATAAGAATAATCATAGAATCGACCATGGGacatctaatattttttattagcgTTGGAGTACTTCCCAAATTGACAATTCCAATAATCAAACTTTAGTTTCTGTGTCATGTTGTCAAACTCTCTGAACACAATGTTGTTTAGAGGTTGGAATATTCTATATAAGACACCAATGtatctatatttttaattgattattaaattatttatagttaatccttttttgttaattttttatatgatttttaatttaatcaactttaattttatcaaaatttattatagctactattttatattaagaatcatataaaaaatattttttttaaatgtatctaaatttttttcttaactatttcattaaattaatttttttcaaataacttGAAATGAAGCACTAAAACTAGTGGCTTTGTATGTAGAAAGTATTGGTTGAAAGAAGAGACACGTCCACGTTAGACCCTGATAAGCTTACTCCATGTGGCAATAATGAAGACACGTAAGCTTTTGTTTAATCAGATAGAAAACGTCTAGGATGATGACTAGCTGGCTTGCTAGTCATTTTCTGTGACCTATCTTACTCCCTCTAAATTCtatcataaaacaaaaaccACATATTTCCTTGAATTGAGATGTGTCGGATTTAAATCAAAACTATACACATTTATTACAGACcatacttaaatatatttaatttaattaattaactttatgtaaaaaaaaatgcatctaTCAAATTAATTAGCATAAGTTAAAGATATTTTTCTCTAGACAAAAATTAGGAGGAGAAAAGAAGATACCGAGAGCTTGTAAGTCCCTCTTCAAATGGGCTTTGCTCAAATAAGAAGAAAGAGCCGTAGCTGAACCCTTCCTTAGATAGATGCAGCAGATAATTACCCAAAAGCACATGAGGAAGAGAAATGCGACAGGAAAAGCAAAGAAGAACCACGTGTTGAAGCTAATTGGCTTCGCTCCAGGGACAAGACTCTTCCACATTCCAACCAATATAAGATTGACACCTGTCCCAGTCAAAGTACTAATCCCTCCAATTGGGGTCGCATACACCACCGTCAGAACCACCGCTCTACTAAACTTGTTCACCAACTCCGATTGCTCCGACGGTGGAGGAAGTCGCTGTAACAGTCCTGTAGCCACCGGCATCAACATCACAGCAGCTGCCACGTTGTGCATCCACATACTCACAAAGAATGACGTGGCACATAGACCCAATAATAGCAACGCTGGGTTCAACGGTTCCCCACAAAACATTGATGTCACCTTCAAACATCATATCGTTCCAACCAATCATCAACCTCGGCACAGCcactaaatattttattttattcatttaacataatataaaatttgcaacaacaaaaaacacaatttcaattgaagtgaaataaataaatgatgtccttcaaacaattaattaataaataaataatcatgaGTTTATCCATCCAAATTcatcttataataaaaaatataaaactcaaGTGCTTTATTTCATATACTTTTCTAATCTTTCTtaatatttcatcaaattcatattttttaaagtttactATAACTAAAAACG
Encoded proteins:
- the LOC101489087 gene encoding tonoplast dicarboxylate transporter-like, whose translation is MFCGEPLNPALLLLGLCATSFFVSMWMHNVAAAVMLMPVATGLLQRLPPPSEQSELVNKFSRAVVLTVVYATPIGGISTLTGTGVNLILVGMWKSLVPGAKPISFNTWFFFAFPVAFLFLMCFWVIICCIYLRKGSATALSSYLSKAHLKRDLQALGPVSFAEKMVLSIFGLLIILWMTRRITDDIPGWGSFFNGLVGDGSVSVMVAVLLFIIPNRKKEGEKLMDWNECKKLPWNLILLLGAGFALADGVQSSGLADVLSKALDFLEDAPYLAIAPAVSLISSIITEFITSNDATATLIIPLLYHIARTMHVHPLLLMIPGAIATEFAFWLPTSTPSNVVGFATGNIEIKDMLKVGVPLKVAGIAVLSFLMPSLGAFVFGINDGIQWMPNKISHWLRN